A genomic stretch from Flavobacteriales bacterium includes:
- the metG gene encoding methionine--tRNA ligase, whose translation MTAYKRHLITAALPYANGPIHLGHLAGAYLPSDIYVRYMRLKREDVLFVCGSDEHGAAITIRAKKEGVSPQEIVDRYDAMCKKSFAEFGIDFDIYHRTSSELHKETASNYFLELLEKEAFEVRESEQYFDEEAQQFLADRYITGTCPKCANDSAYGDQCEKCGSALSPTDLINPKSTLSGNPPVLRTTTHWYLPMQDHEKWLKEWINEGTLDGKPHHNPKDWKNHVVGQCNSWIDGGLQPRAMTRDLDWGVPVPVEGAEGKVLYVWLDAPIGYISATKQWAADNGKNWEDYWKKEETRLVHFIGKDNIVFHCIIFPILLKAHGEYILPENVPANEFLNLEGQKLSTSRNWAVWLHEYLEEYPDRIDALRYVITSILPENKDSEFTWKDFQARNNNELVAILGNFVNRAVVLTHKYFDGKVPTADFDQDVLNEVTSHYEKVASNLDKFSFRQALADAMNVARIGNKYLADNEPWKTIKTDEVAAQKVISTSLVIAEHLKNVIAPFLPNTSEKLAHILNVSASNWSAESTISAGHQLNAAELLFTKFEDEEVEKQVEKLKQASAATQTVTLEPAKPETTFEDFQKLDIRIATIIEAEKVAKTKKLLKLKVDTGFDQRTVVSGIAEFYSPEEIIGKQVCLLANLAPRAIKGIESQGMILMAESPDGKLSFVLPNQAVVNGSSIS comes from the coding sequence ATACAAACGACATCTCATTACAGCCGCATTGCCTTACGCCAACGGCCCCATCCATTTGGGTCATTTGGCGGGCGCTTATCTGCCATCCGACATCTACGTTCGGTACATGCGATTGAAGCGCGAAGATGTGTTGTTCGTTTGCGGTTCGGACGAACACGGAGCGGCTATCACTATCCGTGCGAAAAAAGAAGGCGTTTCCCCACAGGAAATCGTAGATCGATATGATGCGATGTGTAAGAAGTCTTTTGCCGAATTCGGCATCGATTTCGACATCTATCATCGCACTTCTTCGGAGTTGCATAAGGAAACGGCCTCCAACTATTTCTTGGAATTGCTGGAAAAAGAAGCGTTTGAAGTGCGCGAAAGCGAGCAGTATTTTGATGAGGAAGCTCAGCAATTTTTGGCCGACCGATACATCACGGGAACGTGTCCGAAATGTGCGAACGATAGCGCTTATGGCGATCAGTGCGAGAAATGTGGAAGTGCACTCAGCCCAACAGATCTTATCAATCCGAAATCGACCTTAAGTGGAAATCCACCTGTTCTGCGAACCACTACGCACTGGTATTTGCCGATGCAAGACCACGAAAAGTGGTTGAAGGAGTGGATAAACGAAGGAACGCTTGACGGCAAACCGCATCACAACCCGAAAGACTGGAAAAACCACGTGGTCGGGCAATGCAATTCGTGGATTGATGGCGGATTGCAGCCGCGCGCCATGACCCGCGACCTTGATTGGGGTGTACCTGTCCCTGTTGAAGGTGCCGAAGGAAAAGTGCTATATGTATGGTTGGATGCCCCCATCGGCTACATCAGTGCCACCAAGCAATGGGCGGCCGATAACGGCAAGAATTGGGAGGATTACTGGAAGAAGGAGGAAACCAGATTGGTTCACTTCATCGGCAAGGACAACATCGTTTTCCATTGCATCATCTTCCCCATTCTGCTGAAAGCACATGGCGAATACATTCTGCCTGAGAACGTTCCTGCGAACGAATTCCTGAACCTGGAAGGGCAGAAACTTTCCACCTCACGAAACTGGGCGGTCTGGTTGCACGAATATTTGGAGGAATATCCAGACAGGATTGATGCGTTGCGTTACGTCATCACATCCATTCTCCCTGAGAACAAAGACAGCGAATTCACGTGGAAGGATTTTCAAGCTAGGAACAATAACGAGCTGGTCGCCATTTTGGGCAACTTCGTGAACCGTGCTGTGGTGCTAACGCACAAGTATTTCGATGGAAAAGTTCCAACCGCAGATTTCGACCAAGATGTTCTGAATGAAGTGACTTCTCATTATGAGAAAGTCGCCAGCAACCTTGATAAATTCAGCTTCCGCCAAGCATTGGCCGATGCCATGAATGTGGCTCGCATCGGCAACAAATACTTGGCTGATAATGAGCCTTGGAAAACCATCAAAACCGATGAGGTTGCTGCCCAAAAGGTCATTTCAACCTCATTGGTCATAGCTGAACATTTGAAGAACGTGATTGCTCCATTCCTTCCGAATACCTCGGAAAAGCTGGCGCATATTCTGAATGTTTCTGCTTCAAATTGGAGTGCTGAAAGCACGATTTCCGCAGGTCATCAATTGAACGCAGCCGAATTGCTTTTCACCAAGTTTGAGGATGAAGAGGTAGAAAAACAAGTGGAGAAACTGAAGCAGGCTTCGGCAGCTACACAAACCGTCACCTTGGAACCAGCCAAACCTGAAACCACGTTTGAAGACTTTCAGAAACTTGACATTCGAATTGCCACGATCATCGAAGCAGAGAAAGTCGCCAAGACCAAGAAACTCCTCAAACTGAAGGTTGACACAGGATTTGATCAACGAACAGTTGTTTCGGGCATTGCCGAATTCTATTCTCCAGAAGAGATCATCGGAAAACAAGTTTGCTTACTTGCCAATCTTGCGCCACGAGCCATTAAAGGAATTGAAAGCCAAGGAATGATTCTGATGGCTGAAAGTCCGGACGGGAAGCTATCTTTTGTACTGCCGAACCAAGCAGTTGTAAACGGCAGTTCGATAAGTTAG
- a CDS encoding recombinase family protein, with amino-acid sequence MGKIEVPAFDNEPHKIIEGNHDGLISEELYFKVQEVLSGNQPKKRVSSSIQNEVLPLRGILKCSSCGEKLTGSHSRGKMGTRYAYYHCNHCHQERYRTEMVNDAITEILDSMRFSRSSKEIFEEIVKRLLNGDVKSKKVEIKKLQEIISKQEERIERLQDNLADNVISTDDYMTMRSRYSQAKQEAQNELRKFREDASDKTNLIEKAVSTIESLGQGYKKADAEAKIRLLSSIFPEMIEFDGKKCRTPKINQAVALCLSIDKGFREKENRTIHEKLELSGLVAPSRIELLSKV; translated from the coding sequence ATCGGGAAGATTGAGGTCCCAGCATTCGACAATGAACCTCACAAGATCATTGAAGGCAATCATGATGGACTTATTTCCGAAGAACTGTATTTCAAAGTTCAGGAGGTGCTTAGCGGAAACCAGCCGAAAAAGCGGGTCTCATCGTCCATTCAGAACGAAGTGCTTCCCCTACGCGGAATATTGAAATGCTCATCGTGTGGCGAGAAGTTGACAGGTAGTCACTCAAGAGGAAAGATGGGAACACGCTATGCCTATTACCACTGTAATCATTGTCATCAGGAGCGGTATCGGACAGAGATGGTAAATGACGCCATCACAGAAATACTTGATAGTATGAGGTTCTCTCGGTCAAGCAAGGAGATTTTTGAGGAAATTGTTAAGCGCTTGTTGAACGGCGATGTTAAATCAAAAAAGGTGGAGATTAAAAAGCTTCAGGAAATCATATCCAAACAAGAAGAAAGAATAGAAAGACTACAGGATAATTTAGCCGATAATGTGATCTCTACGGATGACTACATGACCATGCGGTCACGTTATTCACAAGCAAAACAAGAGGCTCAAAACGAACTTCGGAAGTTTCGTGAAGATGCATCTGACAAGACGAATCTTATTGAAAAAGCCGTCTCAACCATTGAGAGCCTTGGTCAAGGGTACAAAAAGGCGGATGCTGAGGCTAAGATTCGCTTGTTGAGTTCGATATTTCCTGAAATGATCGAGTTTGACGGAAAAAAATGTCGAACCCCGAAAATCAATCAAGCAGTCGCTCTGTGTCTCAGTATTGACAAGGGTTTCAGGGAAAAAGAAAACCGGACAATCCATGAAAAATTGGAGTTGTCCGGTTTGGTAGCCCCGAGCAGAATCGAACTGCTATCAAAAGTTTAG